The Suncus etruscus isolate mSunEtr1 chromosome 14, mSunEtr1.pri.cur, whole genome shotgun sequence genome contains a region encoding:
- the TRAM1L1 gene encoding translocating chain-associated membrane protein 1-like 1, with protein MAFRKKGSKNPPVLSHEFIVQNHADLVACVGMFFVLGLMFEGTAEASIVFITLQHGVASPAARDAAEPAAARFLYHYGVKDLATVFFYMLVAIILHATFQDYVLDRFNRRMQFPKAKQSRFNESGQFSAFYLVSCVWGTFILISENCLSEPSVIWQAQPQNMMTFQMKFFYISQLAYWFHAFPELYFQRTKKQELPRQLVYIGLHLFHIAGAYLLYLNHLGLVLLMLHYFVEFLSHLCDLCYFSDEKFRKEISLWAVVFIVGRLVTLLVSVVTVGFHLSGEKSQDPDALSGNVNVLAAKIAVLSSSFTIQAYITWNLFSVQLQRWLEGETSLQIPGVKKKRTKGKTLKKGTENGLATYIRIDPPYKKKEKYSQ; from the coding sequence ATGGCGTTCCGGAAGAAGGGCAGCAAGAACCCCCCGGTCCTGAGCCACGAGTTCATCGTGCAGAACCACGCGGACCTCGTGGCCTGCGTCGGCATGTTCTTCGTGCTGGGGCTCATGTTCGAAGGCACCGCGGAGGCCTCGATCGTGTTCATCACGCTGCAGCACGGCGTGGCCTCGCCGGCAGCGCGGGACGCGGCGGAGCCCGCGGCGGCCAGGTTCCTCTACCACTACGGCGTCAAAGACCTGGCCACGGTCTTCTTCTACATGCTCGTGGCCATCATCCTGCACGCCACGTTCCAGGACTACGTGCTGGACCGCTTCAACCGGCGGATGCAGTTCCCCAAAGCCAAGCAGAGCCGGTTCAACGAATCGGGCCAGTTCAGCGCCTTCTACCTGGTGTCTTGCGTCTGGGGCACCTTCATCCTCATCTCGGAAAACTGCCTCTCGGAGCCCAGCGTCATTTGGCAGGCGCAGCCGCAGAACATGATGACGTTCCAGATGAAGTTTTTCTACATCTCGCAGTTGGCGTACTGGTTCCACGCCTTCCCCGAACTCTACTTCCAGAGAACCAAGAAGCAAGAGCTCCCTCGCCAGCTGGTCTACATAGGCCTTCACCTCTTCCACATTGCCGGGGCGTATCTCTTGTATCTGAACCACCTGGGCCTGGTTCTCCTCATGTTGCATTACTTTGTGGAGTTCCTCTCCCACCTCTGCGACCTCTGCTACTTCAGCGATGAGAAATTCCGCAAAGAGATTTCCTTGTGGGCCGTGGTGTTCATTGTGGGCCGGCTGGTGACTCTCCTGGTGTCTGTGGTCACCGTTGGCTTTCACCTGAGTGGAGAAAAGAGCCAGGATCCAGATGCTCTCTCTGGGAACGTGAACGTGTTAGCTGCCAAAATCGCCGTCCTGTCCTCCAGTTTCACTATCCAGGCTTATATAACGTGGAATTTATTTAGTGTCCAACTGCAAAGGTGGCTCGAGGGCGAGACTAGTCTGCAGATCCCGGGtgtgaagaagaaaagaactaaAGGCAAGACTTTGAAGAAAGGAACAGAGAATGGCCTGGCAACGTACATTCGAATTGACCCCCCTtataagaagaaagagaaatattcacAATGA